The following proteins are encoded in a genomic region of Terriglobia bacterium:
- a CDS encoding OmpA family protein: MNIQRHLLLIVGFLIAAAPVGIGQVNTAKPGQPVERQLSSDQTFKEWAHDSNQADNIKRIKVCRVEDVCKMRFKEGQTPRMRVKNLVVPLRYEGENVSISDAFTKQVQQALNNLHDKQGVTIRFIGYTDDAPLTGRDESVYGNQLSLSKARAQRAALAMQKILGLPASAIESDGRGATHPLASNATVQGRTMNRRIEVEFWYDDPLQELPDGPQLCPDDTEETVTRVYDPAWGSIPDIKLENGQLVIPPDYAANLHRALADIADRTNARLRFIGYTKNEVLDRRTASVYDDDIGLSAARARHAMDTLMKDPQLAGAKSEHEGRGYVQSDDVVNLGFIQGEESFVRVQAVYDEKLPSDNYEGVDITRQTKELSPKSPYELNVMHITVDGKPIDDLDRSSSDVQRCTDVALDNANIQFHMDNLRSQRRLGVAADPVSVVVKEPLSELDSPVVHFRMYSNYAAFLKRAEIRIFEQQSLQAEPLAIIPVDDAGLAEWHPVEALLKGPARQLKYLLRAYDAKGNFDETDSRPLWLYHESSAQKFAMSDKPSTQALLAAYGENDLARQQIPLGSGTVKVQGSGIPAGHKVWVAGREVPVDPKGNFIAEEVLPNGTQTVQVEVLDDAGNGSVYLRDLEFKQRDMFFVGIADMTISKNSVSAAEKLQQGDNPAQPVDSSLDGRLAFYLNGKVSQGWHLTASADTREGPVKDLFSNFLDKQPDSLFRRIDPNYYYPSFGDDSTVEETAPTLGKFFVKASHGLDYGMWGNFKVAYVNNDLAHVDRGLYGADAHFGSGVTSFGERRIMADGFAAQPGTLASYEQFLGTGGSLYFLHHQDILTGSESVRIEVRDKASNIVTGVVNLRPNVDYDIDYIQGRLLLSEPLAATANDNLLVRTSGLSGDQSFLVVRYEYTPGLDKLDQVAVGGQGSYWLNNYMKLGFTADSNEGDGASNLGAADLTLRKSANSWLKLQGGRTTGLLSPSLVSNDGGFGFQGPDDTSFINSKAGAYRADVSVGLNDFMKGHEGRFQFYTQRLDAGYSAPGQTTIKDTQQYGGMFKLPVSSRMTLIAKADQRTQDQGLDTRAMELDLSYRVTNRWSFSAGVRDDMRKDNSPIVPLTQEQGERTDTVAQIKYSPSDTWSAYVFGQDTVAASGGRPDNSRAGVGGSYRLTKRFRIDGEASDGDLGPGGKIGTSFLYSERTSLYLNYSLENERTDNDQLVHSGSWGSLVSGVKTRLGDSSSIYVEERYQTAASQSGLTHATGINLVTKERWNFGGSGEFGNLFDSQTGAETKRKAAGIHMGYGLAKIQFSSAVEFRRDDAQQPDLSHVVQTVLLLRNNFKYQLTPSWRLLGKLDHSISNSSLGDFYAGGYTEGVVGYAYRPVRNDRLNALVKYTYFYNVPTTDQFGLQNIATEFLQKSHIAALDLTYDLTANWSVGGKYAYRLGEASLDRVSPTFFDNTANLSVLRMDYRFLKQWDGLAEVRQLALPDINQRRRGVLTAIYHHITKNLKAGVGYNFTDFSDELTDLRYNHRGIFVNLIGTK, from the coding sequence ACCAAACAAGTCCAGCAGGCGCTTAACAACTTGCATGACAAGCAGGGCGTGACGATCCGGTTCATCGGTTACACAGACGACGCGCCGCTGACCGGCCGAGATGAGAGCGTTTATGGGAACCAATTGTCATTGTCAAAGGCAAGGGCGCAACGGGCCGCCTTGGCAATGCAAAAAATCCTGGGATTGCCTGCTTCGGCCATCGAAAGCGACGGCCGCGGAGCCACCCACCCGCTTGCTTCCAACGCAACCGTGCAGGGACGGACAATGAATCGTCGCATCGAAGTGGAATTCTGGTACGACGATCCTCTTCAGGAATTACCAGATGGGCCGCAGCTGTGCCCGGACGATACCGAGGAAACCGTAACCAGAGTTTACGATCCCGCCTGGGGCAGCATTCCGGATATCAAACTCGAAAACGGTCAGTTGGTCATTCCGCCAGACTACGCGGCGAATTTGCATCGCGCACTTGCAGACATCGCGGACCGCACCAATGCCCGGCTGCGCTTTATTGGTTACACCAAGAACGAGGTACTCGACCGCCGCACCGCGTCCGTATATGACGACGACATCGGCCTTTCCGCGGCGCGAGCCCGCCACGCCATGGACACGCTCATGAAAGATCCGCAATTGGCAGGCGCCAAGTCCGAACATGAGGGGCGCGGCTACGTCCAGTCCGATGACGTCGTGAACCTCGGATTCATTCAAGGCGAAGAGTCGTTCGTACGGGTGCAGGCCGTGTACGACGAGAAATTACCTTCAGACAATTACGAGGGCGTGGACATCACCCGCCAAACCAAAGAGCTTAGCCCGAAGAGCCCGTATGAGCTGAACGTGATGCACATTACGGTCGACGGCAAGCCGATCGATGATCTGGACCGCAGCTCTTCTGACGTCCAGCGCTGCACTGACGTTGCGCTCGACAACGCCAATATCCAATTTCACATGGACAATCTCCGGTCGCAGCGGCGGCTCGGCGTAGCGGCGGATCCAGTTTCCGTGGTCGTAAAGGAACCACTTAGCGAGCTTGATTCACCGGTCGTGCATTTCCGGATGTACAGCAACTATGCGGCCTTCCTTAAGCGCGCTGAAATCCGAATATTCGAGCAGCAGTCATTGCAAGCCGAGCCGCTCGCAATCATCCCGGTCGATGACGCGGGTCTTGCGGAATGGCATCCGGTGGAGGCCCTTCTCAAGGGCCCGGCACGCCAACTCAAGTACCTGCTTCGCGCATATGACGCGAAGGGCAATTTCGATGAAACCGATTCACGGCCGCTTTGGCTGTACCACGAGTCATCGGCTCAAAAATTCGCGATGTCCGACAAGCCGTCAACACAAGCGCTGTTGGCCGCCTACGGCGAGAACGATCTGGCACGCCAGCAGATTCCGCTCGGCAGCGGCACGGTGAAGGTGCAGGGCAGCGGCATACCGGCGGGCCACAAGGTTTGGGTAGCCGGCCGCGAGGTTCCGGTTGACCCGAAGGGCAACTTCATTGCGGAAGAAGTTCTTCCCAACGGCACACAAACTGTCCAAGTCGAGGTCCTTGACGACGCAGGCAACGGCTCGGTATATCTCCGCGATCTGGAGTTCAAGCAAAGAGACATGTTCTTCGTCGGTATTGCCGATATGACGATATCGAAGAACAGTGTTTCGGCGGCGGAAAAACTACAGCAGGGTGATAATCCTGCTCAGCCCGTCGATTCGTCGCTGGATGGCCGGCTGGCGTTTTACTTGAACGGCAAGGTTTCTCAGGGCTGGCATTTGACGGCCAGCGCGGATACGCGTGAAGGCCCGGTGAAAGACCTCTTCAGCAACTTCCTGGACAAGCAACCCGATTCGTTATTCCGACGCATCGATCCCAACTATTACTACCCATCGTTCGGCGACGACAGCACGGTGGAAGAAACTGCGCCGACTCTGGGCAAGTTCTTCGTCAAAGCGAGCCACGGCCTGGATTATGGGATGTGGGGCAATTTCAAAGTTGCTTATGTGAACAACGACCTAGCTCACGTGGATCGCGGCCTGTACGGAGCCGACGCGCACTTCGGATCCGGAGTAACCAGCTTCGGCGAGCGACGGATTATGGCTGACGGTTTCGCCGCCCAGCCGGGAACGTTGGCGAGCTATGAGCAATTCCTGGGAACAGGTGGATCGCTCTACTTCCTGCACCACCAGGATATCTTGACGGGTTCCGAGAGCGTGCGTATTGAAGTACGCGACAAGGCATCGAACATCGTCACAGGGGTAGTGAACCTGCGGCCCAACGTGGACTATGACATTGATTACATCCAAGGCCGGCTGCTGCTTTCTGAGCCGCTCGCGGCGACCGCTAACGACAACCTGCTGGTGCGCACCAGCGGCTTGAGCGGAGACCAGTCTTTTCTCGTGGTGCGCTATGAGTACACGCCCGGTCTGGACAAGCTGGACCAGGTCGCAGTCGGCGGTCAGGGCAGCTACTGGTTAAACAATTATATGAAGCTCGGTTTCACGGCCGACTCCAACGAGGGAGACGGCGCCAGCAATCTTGGCGCGGCAGACCTGACTTTGCGGAAAAGCGCCAACTCCTGGCTCAAGCTGCAGGGTGGCCGCACCACGGGACTTCTCTCCCCATCGCTCGTATCCAATGATGGCGGATTCGGATTCCAGGGCCCTGACGATACATCCTTTATTAACTCAAAGGCTGGAGCCTACCGCGCCGACGTGAGCGTCGGGCTCAATGACTTCATGAAGGGTCACGAAGGTCGTTTCCAGTTCTACACGCAGAGACTCGATGCAGGTTACTCTGCGCCGGGACAGACAACGATCAAAGACACGCAGCAATACGGTGGCATGTTCAAACTGCCGGTGTCCAGCCGCATGACCCTGATCGCCAAGGCCGATCAGAGGACCCAGGACCAGGGGCTCGACACGCGGGCGATGGAATTGGATCTGAGCTATAGGGTAACCAACAGATGGAGCTTCAGCGCTGGCGTGCGCGACGATATGCGTAAGGACAATTCGCCGATTGTGCCACTCACCCAGGAGCAGGGCGAGCGCACGGACACGGTCGCGCAGATAAAATACAGCCCGAGTGACACCTGGAGCGCTTACGTCTTCGGCCAGGACACGGTCGCGGCAAGCGGTGGCCGTCCAGACAACAGTCGCGCAGGCGTGGGCGGTTCCTATCGACTGACGAAACGTTTCCGGATCGATGGCGAGGCGTCTGACGGAGATCTTGGTCCCGGTGGAAAGATCGGCACCAGCTTTCTCTATTCTGAGCGGACAAGTCTTTACCTGAACTACTCGCTGGAAAACGAACGGACGGACAACGATCAACTGGTCCACAGCGGTAGTTGGGGCAGCCTGGTTTCGGGCGTCAAGACAAGACTGGGCGATAGCTCCAGCATCTACGTCGAGGAGCGTTACCAGACCGCCGCATCGCAGAGCGGACTTACGCATGCCACCGGAATCAACCTCGTGACCAAAGAGCGCTGGAATTTCGGCGGCAGCGGGGAGTTCGGCAACTTGTTCGACTCCCAGACCGGCGCGGAAACCAAACGCAAGGCGGCCGGAATCCACATGGGTTATGGCCTGGCTAAGATACAGTTCTCAAGCGCGGTCGAGTTTCGCCGGGACGACGCGCAACAGCCCGACCTGTCTCATGTCGTACAGACCGTGTTGCTTCTGCGTAACAACTTCAAATACCAGCTAACGCCGAGCTGGCGTCTGCTCGGCAAACTGGATCACTCAATCAGTAACAGCTCGCTCGGCGATTTTTATGCCGGTGGCTACACCGAGGGCGTCGTCGGCTACGCATACCGTCCGGTAAGGAACGACCGGCTGAATGCCCTGGTGAAGTACACATACTTCTATAACGTCCCAACCACAGATCAGTTTGGATTGCAGAACATCGCGACCGAGTTCCTTCAAAAGAGTCACATCGCAGCGCTCGATCTTACCTATGACCTCACTGCCAACTGGTCCGTGGGCGGCAAGTACGCGTACCGACTAGGTGAGGCGAGCCTGGACCGCGTGAGCCCGACTTTCTTCGACAATACGGCAAATCTCTCCGTCCTGCGGATGGACTACCGGTTCCTCAAACAATGGGACGGGCTGGCCGAGGTCCGACAGCTTGCACTCCCGGATATCAATCAACGCCGCCGCGGCGTCTTGACCGCGATCTACCATCACATCACCAAGAACCTCAAGGCCGGCGTCGGCTACAACTTCACCGACTTCTCCGACGAGCTGACCGACCTGAGGTACAACCACAGAGGCATATTCGTTAATCTGATCGGGACCAAGTAA